Proteins found in one Scomber scombrus chromosome 15, fScoSco1.1, whole genome shotgun sequence genomic segment:
- the purg gene encoding purine-rich element-binding protein gamma: MMADGCCRGMERGKGKIASDSLSRPTFSQQFVQTGSQQLGNDIQELASKRVDIQKKRFYLDVKQSVRGRFLKIAEVWIGRGRHDNIRKSKLTLSMSMAPALRYCLGDFIDYYARIGLRGSLAPPQLEEHSNNGQGRAHDFRRRAQEHHTVLSPTGSALSDDHAHRVLKSEFIERDNRKYFLDLKENQRGRFLRIRQTVSKGHGTMGYYGQGIEQTIVLPAQGLIEFRDALSQLIEDYGDEDSDDRGRVGSRNHDDNPELPEAASFRVDNKRFYFDVGSNRYGVFLKISEVRQPYRNTITVPLKAWARFGENFIRYEEEMRRIFSCHKEKRTDARQDSEEQED; the protein is encoded by the coding sequence ATGATGGCTGATGGATGTTGCAGAGGGATGGAAAGAGGCAAGGGTAAGATTGCATCAGATTCTTTATCGAGACCCACATTTTCTCAGCAGTTTGTCCAGACCGGATCACAGCAGCTTGGCAATGACATCCAGGAGTTAGCCTCCAAACGCGTCGACATCCAGAAGAAACGCTTCTATCTGGATGTGAAGCAGAGTGTACGTGGACGCTTCCTCAAAATAGCCGAGGTGTGGATTGGAAGAGGCCGTCATGATAACATCAGGAAGAGCAAACTGACGCTGTCCATGTCGATGGCTCCCGCTCTACGCTACTGCCTGGGAGACTTCATAGATTATTACGCCCGGATCGGGCTGCGGGGAAGCCTCGCGCCTCCGCAGCTGGAGGAGCACAGCAACAATGGTCAGGGCCGCGCGCACGATTTCCGCAGGAGAGCGCAAGAGCACCACACGGTGCTGTCTCCCACCGGCTCTGCGCTGTCTGACGACCATGCACACCGCGTTCTTAAGAGCGAATTCATCGAGAGAGATAACAGAAAGTACTTTCTGGACCTGAAGGAGAACCAGAGAGGTAGGTTCCTGCGCATACGACAGACTGTCAGCAAAGGACACGGCACGATGGGCTACTACGGGCAGGGCATCGAGCAGACCATAGTGCTGCCCGCTCAGGGGCTCATCGAATTCAGAGACGCGTTGTCACAGCTGATTGAAGATTACGGCGACGAAGACAGCGATGACCGCGGCCGTGTTGGATCCAGAAACCACGACGACAACCCCGAGCTTCCAGAGGCTGCGTCCTTTCGGGTGGACAACAAGAGGTTTTACTTTGACGTCGGTTCTAACCGGTatggtgtatttttaaaaattagtgAAGTGCGACAGCCGTACAGAAATACCATTACAGTTCCCTTAAAAGCCTGGGCTAGATTTGGTGAGAATTTCATCAGATATGAAGAGGAGATGCGGCGGATTTTCTCCTGTCACAAAGAGAAGAGGACAGACGCGCGGCAGGACAGTGAGGAGCAGGAGGACTGA